ACTGGCGACGGGACATTTGCATTGAGCATTTGCGACGCATTGTAGAATGGCCCTTAGCATTTTCGACGGAACGAATTTTTCTTCGCGAATGACGACGAGGCATTTGCGATTACTTGTAGAATGGACCTAATAAATTTCGGACGCTGtactttgaatttttattttatgttttaaacgAATTTTGATCGACCGAAGATTGGATTAATGATATCATTGCATCGTCTccatcaataaaatatttgaattcatagtaaaatagtgatctATGACAATTGCCTAAATActaaacttataaaaaatgatatcattgagaaatattgtagaataaaaattaaaagtaaaaaatattcaaatgatAGATTAAACTCTAATTCAGAtcaaagatataaaaacagataacATTCCTATTGCTAATAAAGAAACaagattgtttataatttaggtacatatgcatatatgtacattttgtaGACTCaagaaaatctataaaatataatttatttaaattatttattaaaagttgatTAGACAATCACAATATTAcagattttgttatttttattagcttCGCACAATATTGGTTTCTCTtgcttaatattaatataaatgatttggTAAAGCCTTATTTATcaaaacaaaatgaaataaataacgagtttattatattagaaatgtaaatgttactttcttttattctatagattatttatatttaaaatgcgGAAGACATTGTAACATagtaatgtattaaaaattgtgctaaaaaatatatatatatttgcaaaaaaaatagctTTAATGCTGTTAATAGTCGATaatcatatcttttttttttcttcgaacaaaaattatttattctatacgTTTTGAAtacaataacatatatattttgcaataaaacataaaaacttttttgaaaatagttatattatttgtaactaaaattctattttacagCACTGTACGGAAGTCagcaaaaacaatttcaagTATGATAAGCTGAAATAGGCCTTTATAAAAGCATAATTTAGATTTTCTCacaaaatgtattgtatattatagcattttttaatgacaaattagTTCCATAAATCATTGACAAAGATTTCTGTTATGATCAGattcgtagaaaaaaaaattgcatacaaaatatttttcaagtggttagaaaaagaattgatttGTAAAGAGTTATATAAAAGCTGCTAAAAACACTTCTTAATTGGTGATTCCAATAATCACTTGTTAATTGGTGATAATAATGAACATCatcttgttaatatattacattagtATTGCTGTAATATGtgctgtaattaaaaaataattataaatttgtatggAAAGATGctcataatttttctttatataaataagaatgcagaaataattatattaaatgattataattgcgaaatatatatatttatatataaaactatatatttaatctataagatgtaaaagtattataaaagcAATCAATGACTGTTCTTCAATTAGTATGCTTAATGATTCTTTGTAACTTggtaataagatattttaatttagaaattgttagaaaagagaaattaaacacaaatttgagaattttccatataaactataataaatagatGATATAGATCTATAAATGgtcttatttataaatggatcaatagatatatatctttaaagaagaagtaataaaacttttccTTTTCGATTGGTAAAGATTAGATACTTAAACATCATGTTGGCAGACACATAAGTTTGTTTAACTCTGTGTTTGTAATGTTTAacacttaatatttttctttcatcactatatgtaatacaaagcgtttgaaaaatgatatcaaatattttttctatttattcctctcattaaaaatatatatgaaaaatttatatataaatatttcaatttattacattacttattgttttatctttggtaaaatctgaaaaacagatgttttacagctaaagaattatttcaaaaactcTCAAGAACGCATCAagctattaatataattttctactgAAATGCTCTATTATCtattgttcaaaatttttgcaacatgtatatataaccatcTTTTCTGATCGATTTAATGAGAGGATTAAGTTCGGAGACTATTTGACATCAACTCTTTGAACTTTACAAATTGTTTGTAAAGTCCTAAAATTATACTGAATAATACCTGAGGTATTTACCTTTATAATCTCAAAATGTATTTAtctaacaaaaacaaaaaaacgtttacaataatagtttgaaatttttctttgctcgAATTTTAAACTCAACTCATACAAGAGACAACAGGTATGGTCGTTTCTTTAAGTTATTTATCTATGTTTCTCATGTAAAATCTATGGTttgaaaatgtgaaataatgaaatattatatcttattatatgTGTCACTTCAATTCACAATGATTTGGAATGATTTTGGAAATATACCACCAAGGGTTAGGTCGCATTTCATCCGTGTTTGTTGAATATGTACATTAAACAAACTAATATCTTTAATCAGCCTTACGTGGCTTGCGCTTGCGAACATTGGGACTACTAGGATCAGCTTTtgtatctttatctttttcacTCGCTTCAAGTTCCTTTGCCTCAGATTCCTTTGCTTCAGATTCCTTTGCTTCAGATTCCTTTGCTTCAGATTCCTTTGCTTCAGGTTCCTCTACTTCAGACTCCTCTTCATCCACTAAGTCGTCGCCAACGTTTTCCGCAATTTCATCCTCGTCTGAATTTCTCTCTTGTGTAGAATCAGATGTaccatctttttttttgccttGCTGTTGTATCGGTTTTGGTGGATAAATAACATCGATCAAGCATACGATAACCTgtgtaaaacaatataactaaaaataataattttgtatttattatctatataaattttatcatatacaaTATGTATCACTTACCAATCCCAATATTGCACCCAAAATAATCGTCATAAGagcaaaaatcaaataactaCCCCAAGTAGGTAATCCAAAATCCTCTAAAAGTTTGTTGTGAATAACctagaattaaaaaaacgatataGAAATTTTCCTCTGCTACTGATAATTTTACAGCTGCGAGAATTAAAGCAAgcaatatcaattttacaataaatgttttataatgtacatatatactcACTCGTAATACTTGAGACAATTTAAAGAATTGACTTAAAATTGACATGTGGTATGAAGTTGGACTTTTCCAACTAGGAATTGGGTCTACTTTTGTCCATGTCTTTTTGgatacaaattcaattaacgaGGCTTTATCCCTTGGACTTTTATATTGCCTGAACACCCCATCATTTAcactaaaaattacaaaaatatcttaagATATGTTTGGCAAAAAATATAGGATGCGATAtggattataaataacttactGAAATATTGTAGGTAAAGCTGTAACCATAAATCTGCCACTAAGGCCGGGAGAATCTGTTACATCTATCTTtccaacattaatattaagatcTTTTTTCGACAATGCAAGATGTTCCCAAATAGGTTCAAGTGCTTTACATGCAGGACACCATGGAGCataactaataaatatataatttgtgagaaaatttaacatgttattatatatacatgtaacaaaataatgtacgagaaaatgtaatataaatataaataaatctttttgcagtattattaattatgagtATGGATATATCACATctcaaacaaatttaattatataattttgtattttccatttcataagaattttatgttcATTAATAGTAGctaaatttgaatattgtttttgACACGCCATCAAGTATGACGATATCGACTCGTTCGTGGCCGAACTTACAATTCAACCATCCATTCTCCCTTGAGCATAAGTTCCCAATTGTCCTCGTTAAGTTGTTCCACGAAGCTGCTCTTCGTTTGCTGCTGTGCGTTCGCACTTGTATAAGCAAGCAACAACGCGATGTAGATACAAAGTATAGGATTCATCCTGGCGAACGACATTTTAATCTCTTCAATAACTTTAACCACTCACCGGCACCGCGCACGACGCACGACGCCGACAAACGTAATCATGGGAGTTGTGTCGTCGACAATCATAGACCATGAATACAATTAGAATGGAAACAACTGTAAGATTTGTTAAACTAACAGGTAAACTTACTAGCTCACATATGTGTAAAATCATCCAATCACATCTAATATAAAGGTCAAATAATAtagtacttttttatatttaacatctgATTGATGCATTTCTCACCatgaaattatgcaaattgacTGAATGTTTCTCACAAGCAGAGAGATTACAAGTTATATcaatctagttattttttacatttataatggTAACTGTGGTAACTAGATTGCAATCTACACAAGTGTCCAAAGTGTCCGAGTAAATATTGCtggtatttcaaatattttatttatacacatttttctcAATTGGCAGGTGTTTGACATGACATTTCTTGAAAAGAAATCGAAGTAAACGTatgtgcaaattaaaattaaacctcaaagatttatatttatcgtcaGAAGAATTATACTTGAATATACTTgtaattctataaaacttttgcaattttttagtttaatttgttgttattttcaagatttttcaatttttgtagGTGTAGCAACATGTCAGCGGTATATCCAACTTTACCAAAATTGGCAGTGAGAGACAGCATGGATGATGATGATCTTA
This genomic window from Linepithema humile isolate Giens D197 chromosome 5, Lhum_UNIL_v1.0, whole genome shotgun sequence contains:
- the LOC105679315 gene encoding thioredoxin-related transmembrane protein 1 isoform X2, with protein sequence MSFARMNPILCIYIALLLAYTSANAQQQTKSSFVEQLNEDNWELMLKGEWMVEFYAPWCPACKALEPIWEHLALSKKDLNINVGKIDVTDSPGLSGRFMVTALPTIFHVNDGVFRQYKSPRDKASLIEFVSKKTWTKVDPIPSWKSPTSYHMSILSQFFKLSQVLRVIHNKLLEDFGLPTWGSYLIFALMTIILGAILGLVIVCLIDVIYPPKPIQQQGKKKDGTSDSTQERNSDEDEIAENVGDDLVDEEESEVEEPEAKESEAKESEAKESEAKESEAKELEASEKDKDTKADPSSPNVRKRKPRKAD
- the LOC105679315 gene encoding thioredoxin-related transmembrane protein 1 isoform X1; the encoded protein is MSFARMNPILCIYIALLLAYTSANAQQQTKSSFVEQLNEDNWELMLKGEWMVEFYAPWCPACKALEPIWEHLALSKKDLNINVGKIDVTDSPGLSGRFMVTALPTIFHVNDGVFRQYKSPRDKASLIEFVSKKTWTKVDPIPSWKSPTSYHMSILSQFFKLSQVLRVIHNKLLEDFGLPTWGSYLIFALMTIILGAILGLLYCFTQVIVCLIDVIYPPKPIQQQGKKKDGTSDSTQERNSDEDEIAENVGDDLVDEEESEVEEPEAKESEAKESEAKESEAKESEAKELEASEKDKDTKADPSSPNVRKRKPRKAD